One genomic region from Pseudomonadota bacterium encodes:
- a CDS encoding glucose-6-phosphate isomerase translates to MLYDQDVSNCYTFKGLKNPLTEKYNMLLEESIARICGDGGLEIPSALRIVECKDDLPKLREIAHLFQNEFADVVILGTGGSSLGGKCICALAKSNKPKLHFVDNIDPATFAELFAVINPASTGVLVISKSGDTSETLAQFNVFVQWFETRLTPSEVSGRVKIITQQRSSALREIGNKKNFDILNHDPNIGGRFSAFSLVGILPALIAGVDISSFRKGAATTLIHARKKRHKSAPAQGAALKLAASRHATLGTDILMLYSDKLFWFGQWYRQLWAESIGKDGYGATPVPFLGTVDQHSQLQLYLDGPSDKLFTAIMHGYEDIGIFVNPSATGNVSLGALEQRTLGDLINASQHGTIDALVAAHRPVRTIATGELNAAALGALMMHFMLETIITADLLGIDPFNQPAVEEGKTRTKQYLKNFTDKC, encoded by the coding sequence GGGGTTAAAGAACCCCCTAACCGAGAAATATAATATGCTTCTTGAGGAGAGCATTGCTCGGATATGTGGAGACGGAGGGTTAGAAATCCCGTCCGCTTTGAGAATTGTCGAGTGTAAAGATGACCTTCCGAAATTAAGGGAAATAGCTCATTTGTTCCAAAATGAGTTCGCCGACGTTGTCATTCTCGGCACAGGTGGATCAAGTTTAGGGGGGAAATGTATATGTGCGCTTGCAAAGAGCAATAAGCCTAAACTCCATTTCGTAGATAATATTGACCCTGCTACATTTGCCGAGCTATTTGCTGTTATAAATCCCGCCTCCACAGGTGTTCTTGTAATATCAAAGTCAGGTGATACTTCAGAAACCCTTGCCCAATTCAACGTGTTTGTACAATGGTTTGAGACGCGCTTGACCCCAAGCGAAGTTTCTGGCCGGGTGAAAATCATCACGCAACAACGTAGCAGTGCTTTGAGGGAAATAGGAAACAAAAAAAACTTCGATATTCTAAATCATGATCCGAATATCGGTGGCCGCTTTTCAGCATTTTCGTTGGTTGGAATTCTGCCAGCGTTAATTGCGGGTGTAGACATTAGTTCGTTCCGTAAAGGCGCCGCCACCACACTTATTCATGCACGAAAAAAACGTCACAAAAGCGCACCAGCCCAAGGCGCCGCACTTAAGTTAGCCGCTTCGAGGCACGCAACATTGGGTACAGACATTCTGATGTTGTACAGCGATAAATTGTTTTGGTTTGGTCAATGGTATAGGCAACTGTGGGCTGAGAGTATCGGCAAGGACGGATACGGCGCGACCCCAGTACCTTTTTTAGGCACAGTTGACCAGCATAGCCAACTACAACTGTATCTCGATGGTCCATCAGACAAATTATTCACTGCAATAATGCATGGTTATGAGGATATAGGAATTTTTGTTAACCCTTCTGCAACTGGTAACGTTAGCCTCGGCGCGCTGGAACAAAGGACACTGGGGGATTTAATTAATGCCAGCCAGCATGGAACTATAGACGCACTGGTGGCTGCACACCGTCCGGTTCGAACGATAGCCACAGGTGAACTAAATGCGGCTGCATTAGGTGCCTTAATGATGCATTTTATGCTGGAAACGATAATTACTGCCGACTTGCTGGGGATTGATCCGTTCAACCAGCCTGCAGTCGAGGAAGGTAAAACGCGAACAAAACAATACCTAAAAAATTTCACAGACAAATGTTAA
- the mutL gene encoding DNA mismatch repair endonuclease MutL, producing MLIKRLPEQTINRIAAGEVIERPASAAKELVENSIDAGASDIEITVRDGGKSMLSVVDNGVGMTRDDLELAIERHATSKLPNNNLQAITTLGFRGEALPSIGAVSRFSLQSRTGKADTAWMINVEGGVAKSPAPTSHPCGTTAMVRDLFYATPARLKFLRTERTESQRIVEAVKRIAMSHPEVGFRLTVDGRPRLRYVAEKGNPVIIRLARLKAVMGAEFAENALSIDAQRNGLQVTGFAGVPTLNRANAAMQYLFVNNRPVTDRLLVGAVRGSYADFLARNRHPLVALYLQIDPHLVDINVHPAKSEVRFQDPKSVRSLVVGALKRALLEAGHQASTSNSYAAVDTFLSPKSSNRSQPNYLTLSAQSFNRDTFHPQTDLGERRDLHPAARTPEPDTSSMALPFPLGAARAQFHRTYVFAETHDGIVIVDQHAAHERLVYERLKKDLAVSGVARQGLLIPEVVELTSTEVVLLTNRSSELAEFGLTLEAFGEGAVLVREVPELLGHMNIKELVKDLADELSEFGESFTLKEKLEQVCSTMACHGSVRAGRILNASEMNALLREMEVTPHSAQCNHGRPTHIKLQLSDIEKLFGRR from the coding sequence ATGTTAATCAAGCGCCTACCCGAACAAACTATCAATCGCATCGCTGCCGGTGAAGTGATTGAGAGACCCGCCTCCGCGGCAAAGGAATTAGTCGAAAACAGTATTGATGCAGGTGCGAGTGATATCGAAATAACCGTTCGAGACGGGGGAAAGTCAATGTTGTCAGTCGTTGACAATGGTGTCGGAATGACCCGTGATGACCTCGAACTTGCGATAGAACGTCATGCAACTTCGAAACTTCCAAATAATAATTTACAAGCAATCACAACGCTTGGGTTCCGGGGAGAAGCACTGCCGTCTATTGGTGCTGTAAGCCGTTTTTCTTTGCAATCCCGCACTGGCAAAGCAGATACGGCTTGGATGATCAATGTAGAGGGCGGTGTTGCAAAAAGCCCAGCTCCTACATCTCATCCATGCGGCACAACAGCGATGGTACGTGACTTATTTTATGCGACCCCTGCGCGTCTAAAATTTCTTCGCACTGAAAGAACCGAGTCTCAGCGAATTGTCGAAGCTGTAAAACGCATTGCTATGTCGCACCCGGAAGTGGGTTTCCGTCTCACGGTCGATGGTCGGCCTAGATTACGATATGTAGCTGAGAAAGGTAATCCAGTAATTATACGCTTAGCACGGCTGAAAGCAGTTATGGGCGCTGAATTTGCTGAAAATGCCCTATCAATTGATGCCCAAAGGAATGGACTGCAAGTAACTGGCTTCGCTGGGGTACCAACCTTAAATCGTGCCAATGCAGCAATGCAGTATCTCTTTGTTAATAATCGGCCTGTCACTGACCGACTTTTAGTTGGAGCAGTGCGCGGATCCTACGCAGATTTCCTGGCCCGAAACCGTCACCCACTGGTCGCCTTATATCTTCAAATTGACCCACACCTTGTAGACATAAACGTACACCCCGCAAAATCCGAGGTTCGTTTTCAGGATCCAAAATCAGTGCGCAGTTTGGTTGTTGGAGCGTTGAAGCGCGCACTTTTAGAAGCTGGACATCAGGCATCTACCTCCAATAGCTATGCGGCAGTCGATACTTTTCTCTCTCCAAAATCTTCTAACCGCAGCCAACCCAACTATCTCACATTATCAGCCCAATCTTTTAATAGGGATACTTTTCATCCTCAAACCGATCTCGGAGAGAGAAGAGATTTACACCCTGCCGCAAGAACACCAGAACCAGACACATCATCCATGGCTTTACCCTTCCCATTGGGAGCGGCGCGCGCTCAGTTCCATCGAACCTATGTTTTTGCTGAAACACATGACGGAATTGTGATAGTCGATCAGCATGCTGCACACGAGAGATTAGTTTATGAGAGGTTAAAAAAAGACTTGGCGGTTAGTGGCGTGGCGCGGCAGGGCCTTTTAATTCCCGAGGTTGTCGAACTCACTTCAACAGAAGTTGTTCTTCTTACAAATCGTTCATCAGAGTTGGCAGAGTTTGGTCTGACACTGGAAGCATTTGGCGAGGGCGCAGTTCTCGTTCGTGAAGTTCCAGAGCTATTGGGGCATATGAACATAAAAGAATTAGTCAAGGACCTCGCCGATGAACTTAGTGAATTTGGCGAATCATTCACCCTTAAGGAAAAACTCGAACAGGTATGCAGTACAATGGCTTGCCATGGCAGCGTTCGTGCGGGTCGTATTCTAAATGCTTCAGAGATGAATGCGCTTTTGCGGGAGATGGAAGTTACACCTCACTCGGCTCAGTGTAATCATGGTCGCCCAACTCATATAAAACTCCAATTATCAGATATTGAGAAGTTATTCGGGAGACGCTAG
- the rsmD gene encoding 16S rRNA (guanine(966)-N(2))-methyltransferase RsmD, translating into MRLVAGKHKGRALVAPAGLGVRPTSDKVRESLFNILAHGGYRAGKQSVLENASVLDAFAGSGALGFEALSRGASKCIFMEKAEIALEAIKKNSFELGESSRVRVLQTDATNPPTNTEPVDLLFLDPPYKEMLLLSALTGLLAANWVGVDTVCCAELDAYDEYSIPSNMELLLERQYGGTRILILKVAS; encoded by the coding sequence ATGCGCCTCGTGGCAGGGAAACATAAAGGAAGAGCTTTAGTCGCACCTGCGGGCCTTGGAGTGCGCCCCACTAGCGATAAAGTGCGGGAATCTCTTTTTAATATACTAGCTCATGGCGGGTACCGTGCCGGAAAGCAGTCAGTGTTAGAAAACGCAAGCGTACTAGATGCCTTCGCCGGCAGTGGGGCTTTGGGTTTTGAGGCTCTAAGTAGGGGAGCTTCCAAATGTATCTTCATGGAAAAAGCTGAGATCGCTTTAGAAGCGATAAAAAAAAATTCTTTCGAATTGGGCGAATCCTCTCGTGTTCGTGTGCTGCAAACTGACGCGACAAATCCACCTACTAACACGGAACCGGTAGATTTGCTATTTCTCGATCCTCCATATAAAGAGATGTTATTATTGTCGGCACTTACAGGTCTCTTGGCGGCAAATTGGGTTGGAGTGGACACAGTTTGTTGCGCAGAACTTGACGCATATGATGAATATAGCATCCCATCCAACATGGAGTTACTTCTGGAGCGTCAATATGGCGGAACTCGCATATTAATTTTAAAGGTTGCGAGCTAG
- a CDS encoding pseudouridine synthase translates to MKWNGQPARIAKVIARSGLCSRREAERWIKAGRVAINGRICKDPATNIDTVVGVKVDGLALPVKEPVRVWRYHKPVGLLTTERDPEKRKTIFGSLPSSLPRVISVGRLDLNSEGLLLLTNDGELSRQFELPSMGWERHYRVRVFGRPQRDSLRALANGMSVAGVRYAPIDVKLEKQSGANGWLRMTLREGKNREIRKVCESFGWRVNRLIRIGYGPFELGNLKRGEVDEVHFGKLAEYVGPKIISRMQKVENRASPNDKKGRRI, encoded by the coding sequence ATGAAGTGGAACGGCCAGCCTGCGCGCATCGCAAAAGTTATCGCTAGGTCTGGGTTGTGTTCGCGTCGGGAAGCTGAGCGCTGGATTAAGGCTGGGCGTGTCGCGATTAACGGCAGAATATGCAAAGATCCAGCAACCAATATTGACACTGTCGTTGGGGTGAAAGTTGATGGGCTTGCATTGCCCGTTAAAGAGCCCGTGCGCGTTTGGCGTTACCATAAGCCAGTTGGTCTGCTGACAACGGAAAGAGACCCGGAAAAACGGAAAACAATATTTGGTTCTTTGCCATCTAGCTTGCCTAGGGTCATATCAGTTGGCCGGCTCGATTTGAATTCTGAAGGTTTGCTATTGCTTACGAATGATGGAGAATTATCGCGTCAATTTGAGTTGCCTTCTATGGGTTGGGAAAGGCACTACCGAGTGCGAGTATTTGGTCGACCACAAAGGGATTCATTGAGAGCGTTAGCGAATGGTATGTCCGTGGCAGGTGTCCGTTATGCTCCCATAGATGTAAAATTAGAGAAACAGTCTGGCGCAAATGGATGGCTTAGAATGACTTTAAGGGAGGGCAAAAATCGCGAAATCCGAAAGGTTTGTGAGTCTTTTGGGTGGCGGGTTAATCGCTTAATCAGGATAGGTTACGGACCGTTTGAGTTAGGTAACCTGAAACGTGGCGAAGTAGATGAAGTGCATTTTGGGAAGTTAGCAGAGTACGTTGGACCAAAAATTATTTCGCGCATGCAGAAAGTCGAGAACAGAGCTAGTCCAAACGATAAAAAAGGTAGGCGAATTTAA
- a CDS encoding nucleoside deaminase, whose translation MNRLYSLNMKIALCEAENALSRDEVPVGAVIVEGTTGKIIARAGNGVERLHDPTAHAEILAIREACAALGQKRLDGYDIYVTLEPCTMCAGAISHARLRRLYFGAMDVKGGAVENGIKFFERSTCHHVPEIYGGIQEIESQKLLTTFFQNKR comes from the coding sequence ATGAATAGACTTTATTCTTTGAATATGAAGATTGCACTTTGCGAGGCTGAGAACGCATTGTCTCGCGATGAGGTGCCGGTTGGGGCAGTCATTGTCGAAGGAACTACAGGTAAAATCATCGCGAGGGCCGGCAATGGTGTCGAACGGCTGCATGATCCAACGGCACACGCTGAAATTCTAGCGATTCGCGAGGCTTGTGCAGCATTAGGTCAAAAACGGTTAGACGGTTACGATATATACGTGACACTTGAACCGTGCACGATGTGCGCCGGCGCAATTTCACATGCACGCCTTCGACGACTTTATTTTGGTGCTATGGATGTAAAGGGTGGCGCAGTAGAAAATGGGATTAAATTTTTTGAACGTTCCACCTGCCACCATGTGCCCGAAATCTACGGGGGAATACAAGAAATCGAATCACAAAAATTACTAACAACATTTTTTCAAAATAAACGGTAA
- the purD gene encoding phosphoribosylamine--glycine ligase: MKLLVVGSGGREHSLCWALSGSPLSEVIYCAPGNAGIAEVAECVDIDQDDVDSLVNFTKTNHIDFVIVGPEAPLVNGLVDRLKNIGVKCFGPTGSAAQLEGSKSFTKSLCAKYNIPTGSYRHFSKIADARSYIKEKGAPIVVKADGLAAGKGVTVAMNVREALAAAEDALVGDRFGNAGASIVVEEYLSGEEVSIFALCDGDNALMLASAQDHKAVGDGDTGPNTGGMGAYSPAPIMTDALQAEIEDKIISRTVSAMRSEGIPYTGVLFAGIMITEKGPKLIEFNVRFGDPECQVLMMRLKSDLLPALIAAADGELKDFDLRWHQQVALTVVLASKGYPNMFKQPTEIGNLKSISMMKDVKLFHAGTALDSRGKLQAVGGRVLNVTAVGKTVTEAQQKAYKGVNAINWPNGFYRHDIGWRAVERETKKI, from the coding sequence ATGAAGCTTTTAGTTGTAGGTTCAGGAGGGCGTGAACATTCACTGTGTTGGGCGTTGTCGGGCTCGCCGTTAAGCGAAGTGATATATTGTGCTCCCGGTAACGCTGGGATAGCAGAAGTGGCTGAATGTGTTGACATAGATCAAGATGACGTTGACTCATTGGTTAATTTCACGAAGACAAATCATATTGACTTTGTGATAGTTGGCCCGGAAGCGCCGTTGGTGAATGGATTGGTAGACCGCCTGAAAAATATTGGAGTAAAATGTTTTGGACCAACTGGGTCTGCAGCTCAGTTAGAAGGCTCGAAGAGTTTTACAAAATCGCTTTGCGCGAAGTACAACATTCCAACAGGGTCTTACCGTCACTTTAGCAAAATCGCAGATGCTCGTTCGTACATCAAGGAGAAGGGCGCACCTATAGTTGTCAAGGCTGATGGCTTAGCTGCCGGCAAGGGTGTGACCGTGGCTATGAATGTTCGAGAAGCACTGGCTGCAGCAGAGGATGCTCTTGTTGGGGATCGTTTCGGAAATGCTGGCGCATCCATTGTAGTTGAAGAATATCTTTCCGGAGAAGAAGTCAGTATTTTCGCCCTGTGCGACGGGGATAACGCCTTGATGCTCGCTTCTGCGCAAGATCATAAGGCTGTTGGAGATGGAGACACTGGCCCCAACACTGGTGGGATGGGGGCATATAGTCCGGCACCTATCATGACAGATGCACTTCAGGCAGAAATAGAGGATAAAATTATTTCCCGTACGGTCTCTGCAATGAGATCAGAGGGAATACCTTACACAGGTGTTCTGTTTGCTGGAATAATGATCACTGAGAAAGGACCAAAACTTATTGAATTTAATGTTCGCTTTGGAGACCCAGAGTGCCAAGTGCTCATGATGCGTTTGAAGTCAGACTTGCTACCAGCGCTTATTGCGGCAGCTGATGGCGAACTTAAGGATTTTGATCTTCGCTGGCATCAACAAGTAGCGCTGACGGTTGTACTAGCTTCTAAGGGTTATCCAAATATGTTTAAGCAGCCAACAGAGATTGGCAATCTCAAAAGTATTTCAATGATGAAGGACGTTAAGTTATTCCATGCCGGCACAGCCCTCGACTCAAGAGGAAAACTGCAGGCAGTCGGTGGTAGAGTCTTGAATGTCACTGCTGTAGGCAAAACAGTCACTGAAGCACAACAAAAAGCATATAAAGGAGTCAATGCTATTAATTGGCCTAATGGGTTTTATAGGCATGATATTGGGTGGCGCGCAGTGGAACGTGAAACAAAAAAAATTTAG
- the xseA gene encoding exodeoxyribonuclease VII large subunit gives MNGNIVSNKAEYSVSELSAALKRTVESSYGYVRVRGEISGLKRAASGHMYMTLKDDNAVISGVCWRGVVSRLNAKPEDGLEVIATGKITTYAQQSKYQIVLEQIEIAGEGALLKLLENRRKKLAYEGLFDEEKKQPLPFLPTRIGVVTSPTGAVIRDILHRIDDRFPRDILLWPVLVQGEKAAQQIADAINGFNAFNRDNQFPPLDLLIVARGGGSLEDMWPFNEEIVVRAVSDSRIPLISAVGHETDTTLIDYAADQRAPTPTAAAEIAVPVRNELKVAVISLGRRHLSAIVRRTEENRIRLEGICRGLPDLKMLLAGHNQRLDIAIERLDQGGIRLLKALEASLSALGRHNKPPHQIINNNAKILSRETETLRRAGQHLIQRRVQQLKAFSELLESVSFRRIIDRGYTVIWDKNGSPITSAAAATAGTQVVVEFTDGKKNAVINDDLQKKGKKSRVASNPNGHQGELL, from the coding sequence ATGAACGGTAACATTGTTTCAAACAAAGCGGAATATTCGGTCTCGGAACTTTCTGCCGCGCTCAAACGCACTGTCGAAAGTTCGTACGGATATGTGCGTGTGCGAGGAGAAATATCAGGTTTAAAACGTGCAGCCTCTGGCCACATGTACATGACTTTGAAAGATGACAACGCCGTAATAAGTGGCGTCTGTTGGCGCGGTGTGGTTAGTCGCCTAAATGCTAAACCTGAAGACGGGCTCGAAGTGATAGCGACAGGAAAAATTACCACCTACGCTCAGCAGTCAAAATATCAGATAGTCCTAGAGCAAATAGAGATTGCAGGCGAGGGTGCCCTCCTCAAGCTGCTAGAGAACCGTCGAAAAAAGCTTGCTTACGAAGGTCTGTTTGATGAAGAAAAAAAACAACCCTTACCTTTTTTACCTACGCGGATTGGCGTAGTTACTTCTCCAACAGGAGCAGTTATCCGAGATATATTGCATAGAATAGATGATCGCTTCCCGCGCGACATTCTGCTTTGGCCAGTACTCGTGCAGGGAGAAAAGGCCGCGCAGCAAATAGCCGATGCTATCAATGGTTTCAATGCTTTTAATCGCGACAATCAGTTTCCGCCTCTAGATCTATTGATTGTAGCACGGGGAGGAGGCAGCCTAGAAGACATGTGGCCCTTCAACGAAGAAATCGTAGTTCGAGCAGTTTCAGATTCTAGGATACCGCTGATTTCTGCTGTAGGTCACGAAACTGATACGACGCTTATAGATTATGCCGCAGATCAACGAGCGCCGACGCCAACTGCAGCAGCGGAGATAGCCGTACCTGTGCGGAACGAGCTTAAAGTAGCGGTCATAAGTTTGGGCCGTCGCCATCTCTCAGCTATAGTTCGAAGGACTGAAGAAAATCGTATCCGGCTTGAAGGAATCTGCCGCGGTCTTCCAGACCTAAAAATGTTACTAGCAGGCCATAATCAAAGGCTAGATATCGCCATTGAGCGCCTTGACCAAGGGGGTATCCGACTTCTAAAAGCACTCGAGGCGTCTTTATCGGCATTAGGTCGACATAATAAGCCGCCGCATCAAATCATTAATAATAACGCCAAAATATTATCGCGAGAAACTGAAACACTGCGCCGGGCAGGACAACACTTAATACAACGACGGGTGCAACAGCTTAAAGCATTCAGCGAACTTCTTGAGAGTGTCTCCTTCAGGCGAATCATTGATCGCGGCTATACAGTGATATGGGACAAAAATGGCAGCCCAATAACCTCAGCCGCTGCAGCCACTGCTGGGACTCAGGTCGTTGTGGAGTTCACCGACGGGAAAAAAAATGCAGTTATTAATGATGACCTCCAGAAAAAAGGAAAAAAATCCCGTGTCGCATCTAATCCCAACGGGCACCAAGGAGAGCTGCTTTGA
- a CDS encoding M23 family metallopeptidase yields the protein MKHIICWICSILFFSCAAEALTLNGNFTQGGLVIGRTTAETIVIFNERKIRVSPEGIFVIGFNRDAKPIAHLKLIYKNGQVHHRILSIIERKYKIEKIVGLPSAKVSPPGKVLARIEFEAKLVSKAREIDTPAIHFLQNWMWPAEGRISGVYGSQRVLNGLPKRPHYGIDIAAPTGTKVVSPNSGIIRMVHKDMYLSGGTVIIDHGHGVSSTLLHLKSIAVKEGQPITRGDVIGTIGSSGRATGPHLDWRINLFKRRLDPELLMHPGSRTRN from the coding sequence TTGAAACATATTATCTGTTGGATATGTTCCATCTTATTTTTTTCTTGTGCGGCAGAGGCTCTCACACTCAATGGCAACTTTACCCAAGGTGGTCTTGTAATCGGTCGTACCACAGCAGAGACGATAGTTATCTTCAACGAAAGAAAAATACGTGTCTCACCAGAAGGGATTTTCGTTATAGGATTCAACCGGGATGCAAAACCAATCGCACACCTCAAACTTATATATAAAAATGGTCAAGTCCATCATAGGATTTTATCAATCATCGAGCGGAAATACAAAATAGAAAAGATAGTAGGTTTACCCTCTGCTAAAGTGTCGCCTCCCGGGAAGGTGCTAGCTAGGATAGAATTTGAGGCCAAGCTAGTATCCAAGGCGCGCGAGATAGATACGCCAGCTATCCATTTCCTTCAAAATTGGATGTGGCCCGCCGAAGGAAGAATAAGTGGTGTATATGGTAGTCAACGTGTTCTCAACGGTTTACCTAAAAGACCTCATTACGGTATTGACATAGCTGCACCGACAGGCACAAAGGTTGTAAGCCCCAACTCGGGCATAATACGAATGGTACACAAGGATATGTATTTGTCCGGCGGCACTGTGATAATAGACCATGGCCACGGTGTTTCGTCCACATTGTTACACCTAAAGTCTATAGCCGTGAAAGAGGGCCAACCTATCACACGGGGCGACGTAATCGGTACAATAGGATCCAGCGGCAGGGCTACGGGGCCACATTTAGATTGGCGCATTAACCTATTCAAACGACGGTTGGACCCTGAACTTTTGATGCATCCTGGCTCAAGGACTAGAAACTAA
- the lpxK gene encoding tetraacyldisaccharide 4'-kinase — protein MQMPNFWNEKGIVSSCLIPASWIVASIGRYRQQMGLPEPVPVPLICVGNLTVGGAGKTPVSIDIGSRLQARGVRSHFLTRGYKGQLKGPVMVDMKLHTYKDVGDESLLLARRSPCFVSTDRPAGARAAAANGAQVVVMDDGFQNPNIQKALSLVVVDGGYGFGNCRVIPAGPLREPIKDGLMRADAIISIGPPFLEIDTDKPILRAKMQPVFGDEIVGKKVIAFAGIGRPEKFFESLRKLGAEVISTHSFPDHHPYSIHEIETILAKKECDEDLIITTEKDMVRLPLTTLKSIITLPVEIKWENEELIEALLSKVA, from the coding sequence ATGCAGATGCCTAATTTTTGGAATGAAAAAGGTATCGTATCAAGCTGTCTGATTCCGGCGAGTTGGATTGTTGCTTCGATAGGCAGGTATCGTCAGCAGATGGGGCTGCCGGAACCTGTCCCGGTACCTCTAATATGTGTCGGAAATCTTACAGTTGGTGGGGCAGGAAAGACCCCAGTTTCAATTGATATAGGTTCTCGTCTACAGGCGAGGGGTGTGCGCAGTCATTTTCTGACCCGCGGTTATAAGGGCCAATTAAAGGGCCCTGTAATGGTAGATATGAAGTTGCACACCTATAAGGATGTTGGTGATGAATCATTGCTTCTTGCCAGGCGTTCGCCTTGTTTTGTATCCACTGATCGACCGGCTGGCGCTCGGGCCGCTGCTGCTAACGGAGCGCAGGTAGTTGTTATGGATGATGGTTTCCAAAATCCAAACATACAGAAAGCGCTTTCACTCGTGGTTGTTGATGGAGGATACGGATTTGGAAATTGCAGAGTAATACCGGCGGGCCCTTTGCGCGAACCGATCAAAGATGGGCTTATGAGAGCAGATGCTATCATATCGATCGGGCCACCGTTTTTAGAAATAGACACAGACAAACCTATTCTACGGGCCAAAATGCAGCCTGTTTTTGGAGACGAAATTGTAGGTAAAAAGGTCATTGCTTTTGCCGGAATAGGTAGACCAGAAAAATTTTTCGAAAGCCTCCGTAAACTGGGAGCCGAGGTAATATCGACTCATTCTTTCCCTGATCACCACCCCTACAGCATTCACGAAATAGAAACAATTTTAGCCAAAAAGGAATGCGATGAAGACCTCATTATTACAACAGAGAAAGACATGGTTCGGTTACCACTGACTACGTTGAAATCGATCATCACACTCCCTGTAGAAATAAAATGGGAGAATGAAGAATTAATTGAGGCACTGCTTAGTAAAGTCGCTTAG
- a CDS encoding 3-deoxy-D-manno-octulosonic acid transferase — MRTLAIYRVITLLATPLACMLLKLRCAKGKEDLLRLKERKGIAAFSRPPGPLAWLHAASVGEAQSALVLINRLLEGYSGLQVLVTTGTVTSAGYLEERLPSGAFHQYLPLDCPHWVSRFLAHWTPDIAFWIESEFWPNLITETVQRNIPAVLVNGRMSASAFRAWQRLGGVAFRLVSGFEVCLAQNEQQAGRLRKLGANNVLSLGNLKYSAEPLRFDAARLESLQNDIGGRSVWVAASTHAGEEVMVSNAHTALLSKVPDLLTIIVPRHPGRALKIETELARRGHQCVRRSTGEKITIDTTIYIADTLGELGLFYRLARIAFIGGSMGRHGGHNPLEAAQLGCAIVQGPDMVNFQGVADALLADGGAVTVHDAKHLASVVGQMFEDRELWSERTRAAEMVAKINSDVIDRVCDVIKPIVISALGNEIDADA; from the coding sequence ATGAGAACTCTTGCTATTTATCGTGTCATCACATTGTTGGCAACGCCGCTTGCTTGTATGTTGCTTAAGCTTCGTTGTGCAAAAGGTAAAGAAGACCTCCTCCGTCTTAAAGAGCGCAAAGGGATTGCTGCGTTTTCGAGGCCTCCCGGCCCTCTTGCCTGGTTGCATGCTGCCAGTGTTGGAGAAGCCCAGTCTGCTTTGGTGCTAATTAACCGTTTACTGGAAGGATATTCTGGCCTGCAGGTTCTCGTGACTACCGGAACAGTTACATCTGCAGGATACCTTGAGGAACGATTACCTTCAGGAGCTTTCCATCAATATTTACCCCTCGACTGTCCGCATTGGGTAAGCCGTTTCCTTGCTCACTGGACCCCCGACATTGCATTTTGGATAGAGTCCGAGTTTTGGCCTAACTTAATCACTGAAACTGTGCAGCGTAATATACCCGCGGTCTTAGTAAATGGGCGGATGTCTGCAAGCGCATTTCGTGCTTGGCAGCGGTTAGGGGGTGTTGCTTTTCGCTTAGTTTCAGGATTTGAAGTTTGTTTGGCCCAAAATGAGCAACAAGCTGGGCGGCTTCGCAAGCTGGGCGCAAATAATGTCCTTTCTCTTGGGAACCTCAAGTATTCGGCTGAACCTCTGAGGTTCGATGCCGCTCGATTAGAATCTTTACAGAATGATATTGGTGGGCGTTCTGTATGGGTGGCTGCAAGTACTCACGCTGGTGAAGAGGTGATGGTATCAAATGCGCACACGGCATTGCTTTCTAAGGTCCCGGACTTGTTGACCATAATAGTCCCACGCCATCCGGGAAGGGCACTCAAAATTGAGACTGAATTAGCACGTCGTGGTCATCAGTGTGTTCGGCGGTCCACGGGGGAAAAGATTACAATTGATACAACGATTTATATTGCTGATACCCTCGGCGAACTCGGTCTCTTTTATCGGCTCGCTAGAATAGCTTTTATTGGGGGAAGTATGGGGCGTCATGGCGGCCACAATCCACTTGAAGCAGCTCAGCTCGGCTGCGCCATTGTACAAGGGCCCGATATGGTAAATTTTCAAGGCGTAGCTGACGCATTACTGGCTGACGGAGGTGCAGTGACAGTTCACGACGCGAAGCATTTGGCCTCAGTTGTAGGACAAATGTTTGAGGATCGCGAACTTTGGTCAGAAAGGACTAGGGCAGCAGAGATGGTTGCAAAGATCAACAGTGACGTGATTGATCGAGTTTGCGATGTAATCAAACCAATAGTCATATCAGCCCTTGGGAATGAAATTGATGCAGATGCCTAA